The segment TAAGGGCTTTCTTTCATCTCTGTACTACCTAAGCACGTGAGTGCTCTAATGTACAGTCTCTACTGAAATGACAGTACGTTACAGCAACAGGTTGTTGGGTTCAGTGTTAGGGTAGCCAACTTTttacttgcacaaaaccgaacacccttgccccgcctctgCCCGCCCCTCCTTCGAGGCCATGCCCCTGTCCcaccctttctctgaggccccaacCCCACGCACTCTACCcacctctgttgcttgctctccccatcctcactcactcgctTGTTTTCACAGGGCTGTCTTAGAGcgctggggagtgggagagggttagggctctggctgggggtttcAGTTCTTGGGTGAgaccagaaattaggagttcagggtgcagaaggggcctCTAGGCTGAGGCAgtaggttgggatgtgggagggggtgagtgcTCCAGCagtgggtgcgggctctggagtggggctgaggggtttggtgtccaggagggtgctccaggctcgGATTGAGGGgcttggagagcaggagggggattagggctagggcagggggtcagggtgtgatgggggggttggggtgcaggttctgggtggcgcttacctcaagcagctcctggaagcagtggcatagcCCCTCTCCAGGTCCTATGCACAGCCAAgtagctctgcacgctgccctgtctgcaggcactgcccccacagttccTAATGGCCATGGTTCCTGGACAATGcgagctgtggagccagtgcttagggcagaggcagcatgcagagcctggCTGCCTCTACACGTAGGAGCCGGAGGAGGGAAATGCTgcagcttccgggagctgcatggagccacggcaggcaggaagcctgccttagcccagctgcactgctgatTGGACTTTTAAATGGCCCTGTCAGCAATGCTGACTGGAGCcaggtcaaaaaccagacacctggcaaccctattcagtgtgggtgctgggtggtgttggtagCCTgtgatcagactaaatgatctggtcgtcccttctggccttaaactgcaTGACTCCATTCCAGTCAATAGCTATGATCGTAAGTACATCCTTTGTCATCACTAGGGTCAGTATAACACAAAACCTATATTTCTTTGTGGGTGACCACTGCTGCCTTTCTTCTGCCTCTCCACAGAGTTCTAAAATACAGAAAACTATTATGACTTACGGTTCTGTACGCACATAGGAACGGTTTAAGTTTCATCCCATCAATGGTTTTCATGTCCTCCTCAGAGAGCTGGAAGTCAAAAACCTGACCCAGAAGACAAGATCAAACATTGGGTTATTCTGCAGGATGCATGTTTATTGACAGAACCATAAGCCTCCTGTTATATGAAAAGGAATGAAATAGTTATATTAATTTGGGCCTGCTCTTTCCACTGTATTTTAGAGGTGAAGGGTATGTAGCTATGTAAcagttgtgattttattttctgtgaatttcACCTTTAACTTCTAGGAATCTGCTATTTGcagaggcagctgccattttgggaAATAAAGGGCATGTTACAGAGGAGATACACACGGTGCTCTCTCTCATGTAGATGTACTTCCTTGTTTTGTTCTTGCCCTTAATCTAGAAGAAAGTCAGTCAGTCTGATATTCCTTGGGGTATGGAAAAGAGAACAACTGATCTCTTTGGAACTAATTTATCTAGGAAAGCTGTTTAAGACCCTGGAGGTGGGGCGTGAAACCTGCCGGCCAGTCGGAGCAGGCGAGGAGGGGAGGCACGAAACAAACTGCCTGGCCGAAGCGGcgaaggggaagaaaaaaaccaaaaaccaaaaaggaaaaaaggaaccTGTAGGGCGGAGGGTGCAGGGGATTCCTAGCCCTGCAGATCCAGGCAGCGTAGTGCACACCCCAACTAGCGGGGGGCGCGGCCCAGCACTCTCTGAAGCGGGGAACTCGCCATGCAACCCCTCCCGCCGCGCCTCCTGCTGAGAGGGCTCCACGCCGCTCTGGTCGGCgggcagggaaggaagcagaCTGCAGTGCCGGGCTTGTTGCAGACctggcaccactcccagcagctcccctcctctgcgccactgccccctacagggcggctgTCAGCagcaaccaaaagaaaaaaacctgcagggggGGCAAAgagcgggaaaaaaaaaaaaaaaaggaaaaaaaggattgGGCCGGAGTGCGCCCCTTGCTTGCCGgtttggtgcctggagctggccctgcatactGTACATGGGCACAAAGTTCTCAGCCCTCTACGGTGCCCATCTAAATCTGCACATCTcaatcctcttctctctcccctcctgttTTACCTGGAATTTTTCTTCGATACGCTTTCTGGTGTAAGCTTTTAAAGAGGACCACACACCACGCTGCAGCTGGTAGCGCAGGGCTACTAGAACGGGGCTTCGGTTGTATTTTTTGGCAATTGCACCCAATACTGGGTCCTCCAGCAGAACTGGGGTGCTTTGGTCTACCCTACAAGGGAAACAGAGAAACAGGGAGCATTTCTGGGATGAGGAATGCAGTCATCTCAGCCTAGTGAGGACAATACCTGTATAATCTGAAGATAACCTACTAGGCCTTTTTCCAGCTCTCATTTTTATTCTATAACTCTATAAATACCAGATATTTTGAAGACAGAGgatttttccctccctccaaccCGTTTTTGAGGTTCTAAACCTGGGAGCCCAGTCCAGTTTCTTTCCTTACCAGGTCTTGTCTCTCTGTGATCCCAGAGCACAAATAGGCTTCAAGGAGGATATGCTTGGATTTGCAGAAAGCCAGCAGTTTTGCTTGGTTGAGGTAAGGGTGACATTCAACCTGCAGAATCACCCCCCAACCCAAAATTGAGATTTCAGATcatatagcagcagcagcagttagaCAAAAGAAACAGCGGATGCTATGTTGAGGGGATACAGAATGTTAAAATATCAAAAgtaaatttcaataaaaatatcCTTCAATTAAAATACAGCCTGGCAGTGCAAGTGATCATGGGGTGTAGTTTAGCTGATAACAAATCCCCCAAACAGTTTATCTAGTAGAGGACAGTGAAGCCAATACATGGTGTGTGGGGACAGGCTTAATAAGGACTTATAAACGAGGGTCAAATCCTGCCTGCCTTAAGCATGTGTGTTGTCCCCCTGACAGCTCATTAAGTCTTCTACAAGCAGGTTTTGGCCCATCGTGTACTGTTATGCAGCTTAGGATATGGATCAATATCATGTCCTGGACCAACACTGCATTAAAGCTATTGGTTAAGCCATGGCTATTGGTTATAGTGAGATAATTACTCATAGATGTTCTATGGGTCTTTGCTGGGACCAGTTGTAACTGTAGATATGGACGATATGGCACTCTCATTCTAAGCCCTTCGTTTCAGTGGCTGCTAACTTTCCCTCATGTGGTCTCTTGGTCTAAAATTTCTCAAGCTTGATCTCAACTCACAAGTGATTTTTTGAGGAGGGAGGGACGAAATTGAATCAAAATCAGTTTTTGAGTTGTCCAACTATGAAACAACAGTTTTTCCTCAAGATAAGACATTTTTCTCTTACATATTTTAATATTGAAATGTAGAAGTTTAGATTTACAACGTCAGAATTACCTTCTACCTATATATAATCCTCCCATATAGAACTTGTGCtatgcaagtttaaaaaaaaattacttgagaGGTAAAATTACTTTCAGCTACTGACTATGGGATGTTGTGCATATCCTGTGTCATTTTGCTTATCATGTATAACTCAATTCTTTCCCTTTATCCAGCATGTATGGAATACATCTGGGTAGCTATGTGAAAGGTAGGCAAATAGGTTAGACCAGTCACATTTCTGAGTATGAGTTTGGATAACCTGGTAACAAAACATCCTCCCATTCCAAGCAGAGAAAGGCTGGTGCTCTGAAAGTCCATTCCCCTAGCAGGGGAATGAGGTAGCAGGAGAGGAGAACTAGATACACAGGGATGCAGCtgggtctctctttctcctgccccTCTCAAACACTTTCCTTTACGGGTAttttctactttatttttttttatttcattagttTTTCCATAGATTTAGGGATGGGCACAAACAAAGCCCTTGTTCCAAGCTCCATAGAATTATGGTGGGTTTCTTTTCAGAACTTGAACCTGAATCTATAGCTGCTAATGGCCCCTGTCTTTAACATCAGCTGTTGCAACAAATTCTGAGGAGTTCCATATCGGGGTCTAACTGTTGTGGGTTGTGTCTATTTGAAGTGGAGCAATAAGGAAGTGTCCCTTTTGATTTAAAAGCCTGGACATAAGTTCCTGCTGAGAAAGACATTCTGGAGTTTCTGCTTCCTGTAAGCACTGAAGTTCTTCCCCTATAAACGAAACTCTTCACTGACTACAAGTTCTGAATTTCTTCCAACTCAACACTTTTAGGTCTCCATCCAAAGGTCAGAGTTTTACCTGGTTGAGAACAGGTTTGTACTTGAGCCCTGGTTTGTTCAGGATCATCTCCAGTTGTCTGATGTTGAAGTTGGACACTTCAGTGGACTTCACCAAGCCTGCATCTTTACATGCCTCCATGGCCTGGGAAACACAAAAATGGCCAGTTCCATTATCACTACTTGTAGTATAATTTCCATGAGACTAGAAAAATTATGCTCAGCTGGGCTCACTCCATATAAAATTATTCCACCAAAATATCATAACATACACAGTAGGGGACATTTGATTTGTTCTAGAACAAAACTCTGATTTAGAGACAGTCATTTTCCAGCTGTTCACTTAGGCGTTAGATCTCCATCCaatccactgaaataaatcaTCTTTTCCCCCAGTAGAAAGTAGACAACTAGGCCACTGCCTCTCCCAGTTGTTTTCTCCCTAATTTGTCCCTCACACATACAGAGCCTCAAAGACATAGTGATACCCAAACACTGCTAGTGAACAATGCAGAAATAATGGTACCACATAAGTATGGGAATATTAACACCAGTTTAAGAGCTTtaaggcaaaaaataaaataattaagtaTGAAAATTAAATACTGAAGGAGATGGACAAGTGCAGTGATCACCGTGTCTGTATTTACCGACAGTAGCCATGCTGTGGTGTCTGAGATGTGCCAGTGTTTCCCTGCTCTGATAATAGGAAATGACTGCAGGGTCTCATATTGCAAGCAGTGCCATGATAACAATGATATGGTGCCAAATCCTGTTTACTTTTTCCATTTAATAGAAAAAGCTTGCTAGAGTCCACTGAAGGGAAGGTACATATCAGAGGGGAAGTTttagctttttccttttaaatgaggGAGTTTAGTTAATGCTCATGAAAATGAGGAACCAACAGCACTAATTAGAACCTGGGATAATGTGAGCAGACACTATACTAACTTCCACAAAGCTCTACCAGTGCACCTTGATTCTGACTCTGTGCCTCTTTGTATTTCATTTCTGGCCTCTCTTGATATAGAAACACCAATGGAATTAAACTGACTGATGGATTTTGTAATGTGAGTAAGTGTGGACAGACTTTGAACCTGGCTCTTCAGTGTTGACAGGCTGGCTCACTAATAAGCTGCAATGCTGAGCTACTCAAAGAACATTAGCTAAAGAATTAGGAATCTGATGGAGTCCTCATCTTGACTGACTCTCGGGCAGAATATTTCATCCCATTCCCTCCTCTGTGGAAAACATCACCTGTAAAGCCCAGACTACAATTCTGTCCCTGAAAATGCCTTTGGCAATATCCCTGTCCTAAGACCAGGGAAGGCCAAAGCATCTCAAAGTGAGGTTCTGTTCTACAGtgattctgtttaaaaaaaaaaagaaaaaaaaggcatgtGAGATTTGATGTTTGTTGTCCCTCAGTGATTTCCCCCTCAAATCTGCTCAG is part of the Chelonoidis abingdonii isolate Lonesome George unplaced genomic scaffold, CheloAbing_2.0 scaffold1250, whole genome shotgun sequence genome and harbors:
- the LOC142046068 gene encoding LOW QUALITY PROTEIN: prostaglandin-E(2) 9-reductase-like (The sequence of the model RefSeq protein was modified relative to this genomic sequence to represent the inferred CDS: deleted 1 base in 1 codon), which codes for AMEACKDAGLVKSTEVSNFNIRQLEMILNKPGLKYKPVLNQVECHPYLNQAKLLAFCKSKHILLEAYCALGSQRDKTWVDQSTPVLLEDPVLGAIAKKYNRSPVLVALRYQLQRGVWSSLKAYTRKRIEEKFQVFFFWLLLTAAL